One Carbonactinospora thermoautotrophica DNA segment encodes these proteins:
- a CDS encoding histidine phosphatase family protein: protein MTTVLLVRHGRTGANARGRLAGWTPGVCLDERGEEQARVLAERIAKLPVAAVVSSPLERCVQTANVIAAVYEGLDVVTDERLAECRYGDWTGKELKALAEEDLWEVVQQHPSAAVFPGGEALRDVQFRAVAAVRDWNDRIAAEHGPDALYVLCTHGDVVKAVVADALGMHLDMFQRITVDPCSLTVIRYTPLRPFLLRLNDTGGEVDGLLPPPPDQKPANASDAVVGGGAGAP, encoded by the coding sequence GTGACCACTGTGCTGCTCGTGCGACACGGCCGTACCGGCGCGAACGCGCGGGGAAGGCTCGCCGGCTGGACGCCCGGCGTGTGCCTCGACGAACGGGGCGAGGAGCAGGCCCGGGTCCTCGCCGAACGCATCGCCAAGCTGCCGGTCGCCGCGGTCGTGTCCAGTCCCCTGGAACGTTGCGTCCAGACCGCGAACGTCATCGCCGCCGTGTACGAGGGGCTCGACGTGGTGACCGATGAGCGTCTCGCGGAGTGCCGGTATGGTGACTGGACCGGGAAGGAGCTCAAGGCGCTCGCCGAGGAGGACCTGTGGGAGGTCGTCCAGCAGCACCCGAGCGCCGCGGTCTTCCCCGGCGGCGAGGCACTGCGCGACGTGCAGTTCCGCGCGGTCGCCGCGGTGCGCGACTGGAACGACCGGATCGCCGCCGAGCACGGCCCCGACGCCCTGTACGTGCTGTGCACGCACGGGGACGTCGTCAAGGCCGTCGTCGCCGACGCGCTCGGCATGCACCTGGACATGTTCCAGCGGATCACCGTCGACCCGTGCTCGCTCACGGTGATCCGATACACGCCGCTGCGCCCGTTCCTGCTGCGGCTCAACGACACCGGCGGCGAGGTGGACGGCCTGCTGCCGCCCCCGCCGGACCAGAAGCCCGCCAACGCGAGCGACGCGGTGGTGGGCGGTGGCGCCGGGGCGCCCTGA
- a CDS encoding DUF3090 domain-containing protein — protein MSVAVFNYDPPERFVAGTVGQPGQRTFYLQARGGGRITSVALEKEQVAILAQRIEELLDHVVRETGGTTSVPAIAPADLEDNDPLDQPILEEFRVGTLTLAWEPEAERLVIVARALVPGREGSAEGEADEERHAEEEDPDVDVLRVRITGAQGRAFAKRALLVVAAGRPPCPFCSLPIDPEGHLCPRANGRPRSAWARPSEER, from the coding sequence CTGAGCGTGGCCGTCTTCAACTACGACCCACCGGAGCGGTTCGTGGCCGGCACCGTCGGTCAGCCGGGCCAGCGAACGTTCTACCTACAGGCCCGCGGCGGCGGCCGGATCACCAGCGTGGCGTTGGAGAAGGAACAGGTGGCGATCCTCGCCCAACGGATCGAAGAGCTGCTCGACCACGTCGTGCGCGAGACCGGCGGCACCACGTCGGTGCCGGCGATCGCGCCCGCCGACCTGGAGGACAACGACCCGCTCGACCAGCCGATCCTGGAGGAGTTCCGGGTGGGCACGCTCACCCTGGCCTGGGAGCCGGAGGCCGAGCGGCTGGTGATCGTGGCCCGGGCGCTGGTGCCCGGCAGGGAGGGAAGCGCCGAGGGGGAAGCCGACGAGGAGCGGCACGCCGAGGAGGAGGACCCGGACGTCGACGTGCTGCGGGTGCGGATCACCGGCGCGCAGGGCCGGGCCTTCGCCAAGCGGGCGCTCCTGGTCGTCGCCGCCGGCCGGCCGCCGTGCCCGTTCTGCAGCCTGCCCATCGACCCGGAGGGGCACCTGTGCCCGCGCGCCAACGGTCGCCCGCGCTCGGCCTGGGCCCGGCCCTCGGAAGAGCGATGA
- a CDS encoding SCO1664 family protein, with protein MTEPAARSPRQPAQDLAPGDAVRLLRDGALEIEGRLADASNTTLYCTVTLDGVTAVCVHKPVAGERPLWDFPDGTLAGREVAAYLVSEAIGWEIVPPTVLRDGPLGPGMCQLWIEPDPKAELFEVFPADAELTGWIPVVRAVAEGEPAVLAHRDDPRLRRVAVFDAVVNNADRKGGHLLPTPSGHVYGVDHGVCFSVDDKLRTLLWGWRGQPLPDDALDALARLAHDLDSDLGERLSEHLTAEEIAKTAERVRRLLDTGVHPEPSPDWPAVPWPPF; from the coding sequence ATGACCGAACCGGCCGCCCGCAGCCCGCGCCAGCCGGCGCAGGACCTCGCGCCGGGGGACGCCGTGCGCCTGCTACGCGACGGCGCCCTGGAGATCGAGGGTCGGCTCGCCGACGCCTCCAACACGACCCTGTACTGCACGGTGACGCTGGACGGCGTGACCGCCGTCTGCGTGCACAAGCCGGTCGCGGGTGAGCGGCCGCTGTGGGACTTCCCGGACGGCACGCTCGCCGGCCGGGAGGTCGCCGCGTACCTGGTGTCCGAGGCGATCGGCTGGGAGATCGTGCCGCCCACGGTCCTGCGGGACGGCCCGCTCGGCCCCGGCATGTGCCAGCTGTGGATCGAACCCGACCCGAAGGCCGAGCTGTTCGAGGTGTTCCCGGCCGACGCGGAGCTGACCGGGTGGATCCCGGTGGTCCGCGCGGTCGCCGAGGGCGAGCCAGCGGTGCTCGCCCACCGGGACGATCCCCGGCTGCGGCGCGTCGCGGTCTTCGACGCCGTGGTCAACAACGCCGACCGCAAGGGCGGTCACCTGCTGCCCACCCCGAGCGGGCACGTGTACGGCGTGGACCACGGCGTGTGCTTCTCGGTGGACGACAAGCTGCGCACCCTGCTGTGGGGCTGGCGCGGGCAGCCGCTGCCGGACGACGCGCTCGACGCGCTGGCCCGGCTCGCCCATGACCTCGACTCCGACCTGGGAGAACGGCTCTCCGAGCACCTCACGGCCGAGGAGATCGCGAAGACCGCCGAGCGTGTTCGGCGGCTCCTGGACACCGGCGTCCACCCCGAGCCGTCGCCGGATTGGCCAGCCGTTCCCTGGCCTCCCTTCTGA
- the mshC gene encoding cysteine--1-D-myo-inosityl 2-amino-2-deoxy-alpha-D-glucopyranoside ligase translates to MHAWPAPEVPRLPGKGLPLKVHDTVTGQVRHAAEDRTARLYVCGITPYDATHLGHAATYLAFDLMQRVWLDAGHDVRYVQNVTDVDDPLLERAAQTGEDWRELADREIALFREDMVALRLLPPSVYMTVVEAIPLVIRMIEVLRAKGAAYEVDGDVYFSVGSDPRFGEVSGLGQQEMLRLFAERGGDPDRPGKKHPLDPLLWLAQRPGEPGWDSPFGRGRPGWHIECAAIALEHLGFGFDVQGGGSDLVFPHHEMGASHAHVTTGRHPFARLYVHAGMVALHGEKMSKSKGNLVFVSGLRAQGADPMAIRLALLAHHYRSDWEWTPADLDAGATRLARWRAAVSHPDGPPAEPLLDELRRALADDLDAPAALAAMDRWVAEQEERGGTDPGAPGLAARAVDALLGVAL, encoded by the coding sequence ATGCACGCTTGGCCCGCGCCTGAGGTACCGAGGCTTCCAGGAAAAGGTCTACCGCTCAAGGTCCACGACACCGTCACCGGACAGGTGCGGCACGCCGCGGAGGATCGAACCGCGCGGCTGTACGTGTGCGGCATCACCCCGTACGACGCCACGCACCTGGGACACGCCGCCACCTACCTGGCGTTCGACTTGATGCAACGCGTCTGGCTGGACGCCGGGCACGACGTGCGGTACGTGCAGAACGTCACCGACGTGGACGACCCCCTGCTGGAACGCGCCGCGCAGACCGGCGAGGACTGGCGGGAACTGGCGGATCGGGAGATCGCCCTGTTCCGCGAGGACATGGTCGCGCTGCGGTTGCTGCCACCCAGCGTGTACATGACCGTGGTCGAGGCGATCCCCCTGGTGATCCGCATGATCGAGGTGCTGCGGGCCAAGGGCGCCGCGTACGAGGTGGACGGCGACGTCTACTTCTCGGTCGGCTCCGACCCGCGCTTCGGCGAGGTCTCCGGACTCGGGCAGCAGGAGATGCTGCGACTGTTCGCCGAACGCGGCGGCGACCCGGACCGGCCGGGCAAGAAGCACCCGCTGGACCCGCTGCTCTGGCTGGCCCAGCGGCCCGGGGAGCCGGGCTGGGACTCGCCGTTCGGCCGGGGCCGTCCAGGCTGGCACATCGAGTGCGCGGCGATCGCGTTGGAGCACCTGGGCTTCGGCTTCGATGTCCAGGGCGGCGGCTCGGACCTGGTATTCCCGCACCACGAGATGGGCGCCTCCCACGCGCATGTGACGACCGGGCGGCACCCGTTCGCCCGGTTGTACGTGCACGCCGGCATGGTGGCCCTGCACGGGGAGAAGATGTCCAAGTCCAAGGGCAACCTGGTCTTCGTGTCCGGGCTGCGGGCCCAGGGCGCGGACCCGATGGCGATCCGCCTGGCCCTGCTCGCCCACCACTACCGCAGCGACTGGGAGTGGACTCCGGCGGACCTGGACGCGGGCGCGACCCGGTTGGCCCGCTGGCGGGCGGCGGTGTCCCACCCGGACGGCCCGCCCGCCGAGCCGCTGCTGGATGAGCTGCGCCGCGCGCTCGCCGACGACCTGGACGCCCCGGCCGCGTTGGCGGCCATGGACCGTTGGGTCGCCGAGCAGGAGGAGCGCGGCGGCACGGACCCCGGCGCCCCCGGCCTGGCCGCCCGGGCGGTGGACGCCCTGCTGGGCGTGGCGCTGTAG
- a CDS encoding PAC2 family protein codes for MIELEGVPELIDPVMVAAFEGWNDAGDAASAAVEHLEQVWKANPIAAFDPEDYYDFQVNRPVVSLDERGVRHITWPTTRLSIARPPRQQRDIVLVRGIEPNMRWRSFCAELISVAHDLGIQMVVTLGALLADAPHTRPVPVTGTTSDPGLARQLGLEQSRYEGPTGIVGVLQEACTKVRMPAVSFWAAVPHYVAQSPCPKATLALLRRVEDLLDFPIPLGDLPEEARAWELGVDELAAEDSEIAEYVRSLEEAKDTAELPEASGEAIAREFEKYLRRRHADGDGYGTFEGG; via the coding sequence GTGATCGAGCTCGAGGGCGTTCCCGAGCTGATCGACCCGGTCATGGTGGCCGCGTTCGAAGGCTGGAACGACGCCGGAGACGCGGCGTCAGCGGCGGTCGAGCATCTCGAGCAGGTCTGGAAGGCGAACCCGATCGCCGCGTTCGACCCGGAGGACTACTACGACTTCCAGGTCAACCGCCCCGTGGTCTCGCTCGACGAGCGGGGGGTACGACACATCACGTGGCCCACGACGCGGCTCTCGATCGCGCGTCCGCCCCGCCAGCAGCGCGACATCGTCCTGGTCCGCGGCATCGAGCCCAACATGCGCTGGCGGTCGTTCTGCGCCGAGCTGATCAGCGTGGCCCACGACCTCGGGATCCAGATGGTGGTGACGCTGGGCGCGCTGCTGGCGGACGCCCCGCACACCCGCCCGGTCCCGGTGACCGGGACCACCTCCGACCCGGGGCTGGCCCGCCAGCTCGGCCTGGAGCAGTCCCGGTACGAGGGCCCGACCGGCATCGTGGGCGTTCTGCAGGAGGCCTGTACGAAGGTCCGGATGCCGGCGGTGTCGTTCTGGGCGGCGGTCCCCCACTACGTGGCGCAGTCGCCGTGCCCGAAGGCCACGCTCGCCCTGCTGCGCCGGGTCGAGGACCTGCTCGACTTCCCGATCCCGCTCGGCGACCTGCCCGAGGAAGCCCGTGCCTGGGAACTCGGCGTGGACGAGCTGGCCGCCGAGGACAGCGAGATCGCCGAGTACGTGCGGTCGCTGGAGGAGGCCAAGGACACCGCCGAGCTGCCCGAGGCCAGCGGCGAGGCGATCGCGCGGGAGTTCGAGAAGTACCTGCGCCGCCGCCACGCCGACGGCGACGGCTACGGCACGTTCGAGGGCGGCTGA